One stretch of Priestia megaterium DNA includes these proteins:
- a CDS encoding pLS20_p028 family conjugation system transmembrane protein codes for MKDEEILEKLHEFSEYLDVGNILTYLLRKLGWGCIQVLSFLVDGLEGITDSVLGVKSFFNSPDIQDFITKIQPFLYVLLAFSFLYIGYMLIIQKKVNREQIMINIFISMAVLLLLNTSMLKADKFTDQAIEAVDLNEKGTVSEKIIKSNLTDVAQFDLTKWKSPELKEPNKVPQKNIMMIDITEKIDGDFKVNEKDKLSDKGKDILTHKASLTPDGKDGVAELNNGWFDFFPELYYRWAWNFWTIAVSLFVIGMTLLFTSIKLAKLCYELGFNAILAQLVAPADVADGQKLKAVLKNIMNTFLVIIMIFISMKVYLMGTIFISNKLDGIPYIVALIAYSIAVVDGPIMCERLFGIDAGLKSGWGALAGGFAMAKGLESGINMMGRTAKGGANLAKGIGGVGKGLGSGVLQTAAGVGGLGKGLATQGNKEKQPALHEEMKKAGMPGEKGNAASKGQNAGNEQKDQQQGLSSTEKQEGGKNSEGNVPEGKGSGQGSSLQDEMQAAAVSTDSQGSTSSVEGGNTSLHDEMQASGYAEGSNEGTGSSVEGGSASLHDEMQASGYAEGANEGTGSSVEGGSASLHDEMQASGYAESASEGTGSSVESGSTSLHDEMQASGQSGNTNGGSSSVGKASSPLHGEMQASGQSGNTNGGSFSVGKTSSPLHDEIQASGQSGSTNGGSSSVGKASSPLHNEMQASGHSESTSGGSSSVGSVSTPIHEEIQTSGYGGSTSEGSSSVGSASTPVHEEIQTSGYGGSTSEGSSSVGSMSTPVHEEVQTSGYGGSINEGSSSVGSVSYPTPTREPSVSMPTGMDQAQAQVAATQEPRQVKQQVKQDTVPASTEDIPMPHQHRTETRNIAQVVRNNVKESVGKVKERIDNSQTIHKTKRSYQIGRNTGRDLRNLGSKKRNKPDEK; via the coding sequence ATGAAAGATGAAGAAATTCTTGAAAAGTTACATGAGTTTTCGGAGTACTTAGATGTTGGAAATATCCTCACTTATTTATTACGGAAATTGGGTTGGGGATGTATTCAAGTTCTTTCATTTCTAGTGGATGGACTAGAAGGGATTACAGACAGTGTATTAGGCGTTAAATCGTTTTTTAATTCTCCTGATATTCAAGACTTTATTACGAAGATTCAACCCTTTTTATATGTGTTACTGGCTTTTTCCTTTCTGTATATCGGTTACATGTTGATTATTCAAAAAAAAGTCAATCGTGAACAGATCATGATTAACATTTTTATCTCAATGGCAGTCTTACTTTTATTAAATACAAGTATGTTAAAAGCTGATAAATTCACCGATCAAGCCATTGAAGCTGTTGATTTAAATGAAAAAGGTACGGTAAGTGAAAAGATTATTAAAAGTAATTTAACAGATGTCGCACAATTTGATCTTACGAAATGGAAGAGTCCGGAATTAAAAGAACCAAATAAAGTGCCACAAAAAAATATTATGATGATCGATATTACTGAAAAGATTGATGGTGACTTTAAAGTAAATGAGAAAGATAAACTATCAGACAAAGGAAAAGATATACTCACACATAAAGCATCCTTAACACCAGATGGAAAAGATGGAGTTGCAGAACTAAATAATGGATGGTTTGATTTCTTTCCCGAACTTTATTATCGATGGGCATGGAACTTCTGGACAATTGCGGTTTCCCTTTTTGTAATAGGGATGACGTTGTTATTTACGTCTATTAAGTTAGCAAAACTATGTTACGAGCTAGGGTTCAATGCGATTCTGGCCCAATTAGTTGCGCCTGCCGATGTAGCAGATGGACAGAAGTTAAAAGCTGTACTAAAAAACATAATGAATACGTTCCTAGTTATTATTATGATTTTCATTTCGATGAAGGTCTATTTGATGGGAACAATCTTTATTAGCAATAAATTAGATGGTATTCCGTATATTGTTGCATTAATTGCCTATAGTATTGCGGTCGTAGATGGCCCAATCATGTGTGAACGTCTCTTTGGTATCGATGCGGGTCTCAAAAGTGGTTGGGGTGCTCTGGCAGGAGGTTTTGCGATGGCAAAAGGACTTGAAAGTGGCATAAATATGATGGGCAGAACAGCAAAAGGAGGAGCCAACCTTGCCAAAGGGATTGGTGGTGTAGGAAAAGGTCTTGGTAGTGGTGTCCTTCAAACAGCAGCAGGAGTTGGGGGTCTTGGAAAAGGGTTAGCTACACAAGGAAATAAAGAAAAACAGCCAGCTCTGCATGAAGAAATGAAAAAGGCAGGAATGCCAGGTGAAAAAGGAAACGCTGCTTCTAAAGGTCAAAACGCAGGCAATGAGCAAAAGGACCAACAACAAGGGTTATCTTCTACTGAAAAACAAGAAGGAGGTAAAAATAGTGAAGGGAATGTTCCAGAAGGAAAAGGATCAGGTCAAGGAAGTTCTTTACAGGATGAGATGCAAGCAGCAGCTGTTTCTACTGATAGTCAAGGATCAACTTCCTCTGTAGAAGGTGGAAATACATCTCTACATGATGAAATGCAAGCTTCTGGTTATGCTGAAGGCTCAAATGAAGGCACTGGATCTTCTGTAGAGGGTGGAAGTGCTTCTCTACATGATGAAATGCAAGCTTCTGGTTACGCTGAAGGCGCAAATGAAGGTACTGGATCTTCTGTAGAGGGTGGAAGTGCTTCTCTACATGATGAAATGCAAGCTTCTGGTTATGCTGAAAGTGCAAGTGAAGGTACTGGATCTTCTGTAGAAAGTGGAAGTACTTCTCTACATGATGAAATGCAGGCTTCTGGTCAGAGTGGCAACACAAATGGAGGCAGCTCTTCTGTAGGAAAGGCAAGTTCTCCTCTTCATGGTGAAATGCAAGCTTCCGGTCAGAGTGGCAACACAAATGGAGGCAGCTTCTCTGTAGGAAAGACAAGTTCTCCTCTTCATGATGAAATACAGGCTTCTGGTCAGAGTGGAAGCACAAATGGGGGCAGCTCTTCTGTAGGAAAGGCAAGTTCTCCTCTTCATAATGAAATGCAGGCTTCTGGTCATAGTGAAAGCACAAGTGGAGGCAGCTCTTCTGTAGGAAGTGTGAGTACGCCTATTCATGAAGAAATCCAAACTTCCGGTTACGGCGGAAGTACAAGCGAAGGCAGCTCTTCTGTAGGAAGTGCAAGTACGCCTGTTCATGAAGAAATCCAAACTTCCGGTTACGGCGGAAGTACAAGCGAAGGCAGCTCTTCTGTAGGAAGTATGAGTACACCTGTTCATGAAGAAGTCCAAACTTCCGGTTACGGTGGAAGTATAAATGAAGGCAGCTCCTCTGTAGGAAGTGTAAGTTATCCTACACCAACAAGAGAACCTTCTGTTTCCATGCCGACAGGAATGGATCAAGCACAAGCGCAAGTGGCAGCTACACAGGAACCTCGTCAAGTAAAACAACAAGTTAAACAAGATACTGTTCCTGCTTCAACAGAAGATATTCCAATGCCGCATCAACATCGAACAGAAACACGTAATATTGCACAAGTGGTACGGAATAATGTCAAAGAGAGCGTAGGAAAGGTAAAAGAACGTATTGATAACTCACAAACGATCCATAAAACAAAACGTTCTTATCAAATTGGACGAAATACAGGACGAGATTTACGAAACCTTGGATCAAAAAAGCGAAATAAACCAGATGAGAAGTAA
- a CDS encoding VirD4-like conjugal transfer protein, CD1115 family, producing the protein MQTNKSIKYVVAEKQVLIPLSACFFVSILLILNFLFNMMRNLVQTTFSDVFEPQPFHLETSFLTEIHLQQYMPLYGVMCLVATLLTAKFAYNIRSNFKDLNHNQKGSGRFTTRSELKKQYRKVPEKTTTYQGGGGVPVSRIQTYDLIQTWKEYKALKGIQKLLHTHRFFTKKSYMLIDDTPVNNLIIGITRSGKGETFVFPTIDIYSRAEKQPSLVCNDPKGELLAASKNTLEERGYHVEVLNLLNPLESMSYNLLEMIKETYKDGDYSTAQALCNTLSYTLYYNPNAKDPFWQQCAMSLCNAMILAVTDKCITEQTEEKITMYTVANMLSELGSKEVVINKQGDTQNALDMYFDGLPTESVAKMQYATSNFSKGTTRGGIFTQTMNGLSIFTFDEISKMTSKNSVDLKRVGFGKTIKGTAAPLTRLEIIFPNGQKETIKTDAKGLFEVNFTSELKSNDEIILGEKLSDKIVTSSRLETVISINKITKETGATTFTVENQHPTIHVKEVTYFTKPIAIFMVTPDYDSSNHVIASIFVRQLYYVLSKNASLARGNKCHREVVVLLDEFGNMPAIEGMSNIITVCLGRNIRFNLVIQAYAQLKNKYGDDAETIEGNCGNTIYILSNNYETARTISQKLGDGTINSTSRSGKGLSTDKSKTEGVDGKPLLTPNELMELQEGESVVVRVVKRQDKARQRIKAHPIYNTGKTALKYRWEYLGDDFNTDRSILDIDISSLHEKVNPRSLVIDNFLSPFATPPVEELTKKVEEVIKTEEKVKESPNELFTAITLENWKTRTVKEFFCNDPSVFEFIRTSLPHVMKKTTEDVEQLAMGDFDEEFEQLAFMNGIDPKGYELVRKKIDSTLTQLQDQMEKQEA; encoded by the coding sequence ATGCAAACTAATAAATCCATCAAATATGTGGTCGCTGAAAAACAAGTACTTATTCCTTTAAGTGCTTGTTTTTTTGTGTCTATTCTACTTATCTTGAACTTTCTTTTTAACATGATGCGAAACCTTGTTCAAACAACATTTAGTGATGTGTTTGAACCGCAGCCATTTCATCTAGAAACATCCTTTTTGACAGAGATTCATCTTCAACAGTACATGCCTTTATATGGAGTGATGTGTCTAGTGGCTACCTTATTAACGGCCAAATTTGCTTATAATATTCGATCCAACTTCAAAGATTTAAACCACAATCAAAAAGGATCGGGACGCTTTACAACAAGAAGTGAACTGAAAAAGCAATATCGAAAAGTACCTGAAAAAACGACAACGTATCAAGGTGGAGGTGGCGTACCTGTTTCACGTATTCAAACCTATGACCTCATTCAAACATGGAAAGAGTACAAAGCTTTAAAGGGAATACAGAAGCTTCTCCACACACATCGATTCTTTACGAAGAAAAGCTACATGCTGATTGATGACACACCCGTTAATAATTTAATCATTGGGATTACACGATCAGGGAAAGGGGAAACCTTTGTTTTTCCAACGATTGATATCTACTCACGAGCTGAAAAACAACCTTCTCTAGTCTGCAACGATCCAAAGGGGGAGTTGCTTGCTGCTTCTAAAAACACACTAGAGGAAAGAGGCTATCATGTTGAAGTGTTAAACTTACTCAATCCATTAGAATCGATGAGTTATAACCTTTTAGAAATGATAAAAGAAACGTATAAAGATGGTGATTATTCAACAGCTCAAGCGTTATGTAACACGCTATCGTATACGCTTTATTACAATCCAAATGCGAAAGATCCGTTCTGGCAACAATGTGCCATGAGTTTATGTAATGCCATGATTCTTGCCGTAACGGATAAATGCATTACAGAACAAACAGAAGAGAAGATTACCATGTACACAGTGGCAAATATGTTGTCGGAGCTAGGCTCAAAAGAAGTTGTCATTAATAAGCAAGGGGATACCCAAAATGCGTTAGATATGTACTTTGATGGTCTTCCAACAGAAAGTGTCGCCAAAATGCAGTATGCGACATCGAACTTCTCAAAAGGTACGACAAGAGGAGGGATCTTTACTCAAACAATGAATGGATTATCCATTTTTACGTTTGACGAAATTTCCAAGATGACCTCTAAAAACAGTGTCGATTTAAAGCGTGTGGGCTTTGGGAAAACGATCAAAGGAACAGCAGCACCTCTTACTCGCTTAGAAATCATCTTTCCAAATGGTCAAAAAGAAACAATTAAAACGGATGCCAAAGGGTTATTTGAAGTCAATTTTACAAGTGAGTTAAAAAGTAATGATGAAATTATTCTTGGTGAAAAGTTGAGTGATAAAATCGTTACTTCATCGAGGCTTGAAACAGTGATATCGATTAATAAAATCACGAAAGAAACAGGAGCTACGACGTTTACAGTCGAGAATCAGCATCCAACTATTCATGTAAAGGAAGTGACGTATTTTACAAAACCAATCGCCATTTTTATGGTCACACCAGACTACGATTCAAGTAATCATGTAATAGCCTCTATTTTTGTTCGGCAGTTATATTATGTGCTTTCTAAGAACGCTTCGTTGGCAAGAGGAAACAAGTGTCATCGAGAAGTAGTGGTGTTGTTAGATGAATTCGGCAACATGCCGGCAATCGAAGGAATGTCCAACATTATCACGGTTTGTTTAGGGCGAAATATACGCTTCAACTTAGTCATACAAGCTTATGCACAGCTAAAAAATAAATATGGAGATGATGCCGAAACGATTGAAGGGAACTGTGGGAATACGATTTATATTTTAAGCAATAACTATGAAACAGCTAGAACCATCTCACAAAAATTAGGAGACGGTACAATCAATTCCACCTCTCGAAGTGGAAAAGGGTTATCAACAGATAAAAGTAAAACAGAGGGAGTGGATGGAAAGCCATTATTAACACCAAATGAATTAATGGAATTACAGGAAGGAGAAAGTGTGGTTGTACGTGTTGTAAAACGTCAAGATAAAGCACGTCAGAGAATTAAAGCACATCCCATCTATAACACCGGAAAAACAGCGTTGAAATACCGTTGGGAATACCTTGGAGATGACTTTAATACGGATCGTTCGATTCTAGATATTGATATTTCGTCTTTACATGAAAAAGTCAATCCAAGATCCCTGGTTATTGATAACTTTCTTTCACCATTTGCAACTCCTCCAGTTGAGGAGTTAACAAAAAAAGTTGAGGAAGTGATAAAAACAGAAGAGAAAGTCAAGGAGTCACCAAATGAGCTTTTTACTGCTATAACCCTTGAAAACTGGAAAACTAGAACAGTCAAAGAGTTCTTTTGCAATGATCCAAGTGTTTTTGAATTTATTAGAACCTCTTTACCTCACGTAATGAAGAAAACGACAGAAGATGTTGAACAACTAGCTATGGGAGATTTTGATGAAGAGTTTGAGCAACTAGCTTTCATGAACGGAATTGATCCTAAAGGCTATGAACTTGTTCGTAAAAAAATTGATTCTACTCTTACTCAGTTACAAGACCAAATGGAAAAACAAGAAGCCTAA